A single region of the Gossypium arboreum isolate Shixiya-1 chromosome 12, ASM2569848v2, whole genome shotgun sequence genome encodes:
- the LOC108478509 gene encoding uncharacterized protein LOC108478509 has product MGIIRSSFSFIAGTACGIYVAQNYNVPNIKKLVDSAFFVAKHVEEKYRKPKNKDDD; this is encoded by the coding sequence ATGGGCATAATAAGAAGCAGCTTTTCGTTCATCGCAGGCACAGCTTGCGGGATTTACGTTGCCCAAAACTACAACGTACCCAACATAAAAAAGCTGGTTGACTCCGCCTTCTTCGTAGCCAAGCATGTCGAAGAGAAGTACCGCAAGCCCAAGAACAAGGACGACGACTAG